Proteins from one Chthoniobacterales bacterium genomic window:
- the tnpA gene encoding IS200/IS605 family transposase, protein MKLYRKGSHSKHDLKVHLVWIPKYRKKVLVGEVALRVRDLLRQVAMERELVIISGKIARDHVHMFLSYRPQQDISSIVQWLKGTSSRILLQEFAHLRKQFWGKHLWGRGYLAVSSGNITDAMIKSYIAEQEGEPVHDDGQFLIDDVPPKANLPSSRR, encoded by the coding sequence ATGAAGCTCTATCGGAAGGGCAGCCACAGCAAGCACGACCTGAAGGTGCATTTGGTCTGGATACCGAAATACCGCAAGAAAGTGTTGGTTGGGGAAGTTGCGCTGCGGGTGAGGGATCTGCTGAGGCAAGTGGCGATGGAGCGCGAGTTGGTGATCATCAGCGGGAAGATTGCGCGGGATCATGTGCATATGTTTTTGAGCTATCGTCCGCAGCAGGACATCAGTTCGATCGTGCAGTGGCTGAAAGGAACGAGTTCACGGATACTCCTTCAGGAGTTTGCGCATCTGCGCAAACAGTTTTGGGGAAAGCATCTGTGGGGCAGGGGATACTTGGCGGTAAGCTCGGGCAACATCACGGATGCGATGATAAAGAGCTACATCGCCGAGCAGGAGGGAGAGCCTGTCCACGATGACGGTCAATTTCTAATTGACGATGTGCCGCCGAAGGCAAACCTACCGTCTTCTAGACGGTAG
- a CDS encoding IS5 family transposase, with protein MVMLILSKTQLDVLEMLVPDHAVSPKGGRPPIDKRRALAGIFWVLDNGAKWKDLPKRFGSKSSVHRWFLRWVRAGVFDHLMRSMGRLVEEQGRFRLYECFVDGTFAKAKGGGAGIGCTKAGKGVKIMILVDAKGLPLAVSTAPANPHESGLIQELFGFMLSSELPERVIGDKAYDSDALDEKLALQGMELIAPNRANRHVSQDGRALRRYKRRWTVERTIAWLQNYRRLCIRWEKSQLAFQGFLHFACALLLMKEVLG; from the coding sequence ATGGTCATGCTTATACTCAGCAAAACACAACTCGATGTCCTTGAAATGTTGGTTCCCGATCACGCTGTCAGTCCCAAAGGTGGCAGACCTCCGATCGATAAACGGCGCGCCTTGGCCGGGATTTTCTGGGTCTTGGACAATGGCGCGAAGTGGAAAGATCTGCCCAAGCGATTCGGTTCCAAGAGCAGCGTGCACCGCTGGTTTTTGCGTTGGGTGAGGGCGGGAGTTTTCGATCATCTCATGCGTTCGATGGGGCGCTTGGTCGAAGAGCAAGGTCGCTTCCGGCTCTACGAATGCTTCGTGGACGGAACCTTTGCCAAAGCCAAGGGTGGCGGCGCGGGCATCGGCTGCACCAAGGCTGGCAAAGGAGTGAAAATCATGATTTTGGTCGATGCTAAAGGACTGCCGCTGGCGGTCAGCACGGCCCCGGCCAACCCGCATGAAAGCGGTCTGATCCAGGAACTCTTCGGCTTCATGCTCAGCTCCGAGTTGCCCGAGCGAGTCATCGGCGATAAGGCTTACGACAGCGATGCCTTGGATGAAAAACTCGCCCTGCAAGGCATGGAACTCATCGCCCCCAATCGGGCCAACCGACATGTCTCGCAGGACGGCCGCGCTCTGCGTCGCTACAAACGGCGTTGGACTGTTGAGCGCACCATCGCGTGGCTGCAAAACTACCGGCGCCTTTGTATCCGGTGGGAAAAATCCCAACTCGCTTTCCAAGGCTTCCTTCATTTCGCTTGCGCTCTTCTGCTCATGAAAGAGGTTTTGGGATAG